ttcttaattttcctCTTAAACTAAGCAAATGTATGGCAAATGATCTCGGTCGCCATTCACTGCGACTAGGCGAAATGGATACGGAGAAGTTATGTATTTTCCGCTTGAATTTGAAGCTCTTTCAGCTTTACAAGCAGTTCATGTAGAAGTATGATGATAAACAAAGCATAGCCATAAAAGCAagcgatcaaaatggagaaatagacagtaaaaatgGGCTGCAAATACTCCCGTTTTCGCGTTCCCTCCAAGCGTAGAACGAGTAGAACCGGCggccggcaaacggcaaacgcggAAAATGTCAGGCCTCTGTCGTTCGCGGGAAAAAAAAcacgcggtgcttaatctctctaatatcCCATTacgccgaaggccgaatgggcaaTTCACTCAGCGgccatgagggtgagaggaataattgtcttTGTCAAATGCAACTAATTGGTCAAAAACGAATattcgagacaaaacatctttcgctagttaaagctccacttaaatccttttttgccgccattACATTATAAACATGGTCGGTGgcttttgctactagtgggctacaacatcggaaagcactagataacatcgacctaaacctggttgAGCCaccgatatgtcagcggagtcttgaaagatgatcacttcgtttccgctcgctcgctcgctcgctcctcgcgtAGATCTGAGCGATCGcggcgaggattatttcagccacaaAACgctcaatagacctttccactTTATATTATTAAAAAGCTGTTCAGTACGTAATGAGTTTTAGCAGCATTTTTtcacggaatacacggcttgtggctgttctgagaaacctttttgcgttgctggtctcggtcgatgttatctattgtcaacacgctaggaaatcttagctaacatcgactgaaaccaggcgtcagctctgagaccaaagaggagagggcacgagaagaatccacacgagaaggcagtcttcaactggtaagtatattcacagctttaaccctacaattactttcaatttagagtgtttttagcgttatttttatatttgtagctttctaagaaagaaagtttgaatcgagttgacatgagctgaatttctgttgtgtcaagttggtaaagttgccctgtcaagctaccgtaattgctttttctttttttttttgaaagatatacccaaatacaaaattaccgtgtacccgaaatctattaatttggctagggtgaaaatctgtaaaaaGGCAActatttgttggtccaaggggggtattagggttGGTGCagaaaggggttaaaggagtgacccatgggtaaagcataaaagtaaaataaattgaTGGCtggattaaatgtaatattaaccatgaaatggtggcaaaaatgatatttttgaataaaaattacaagaagaaaaaaggtagCAAATTaagtggcattttattaaaatagaagcatttttgaagtaactgtttattcatatgtctttgcaaacaaggcatctcagtctgaaaccaaaatagaaaataaatatcatcagtgtactattaatattttgaaaatttggtatttagggagctgtccacaatgttcactcagtgttctcatgaacatgaatgtacctgttgaaaattgggttgccttcccctgctaaaatgctctgcacACTGAAttcacattgcttttattgttataatagcaatgaagcttacacttcttttaaaacaattcatccacaatttatgaaattttatagtggattttccaagatgtaatgatcaaatgcattgtGCATATGTAGATCAAGATATATGgtaatgatatgatacatgaaagaccaagccacaccaagagccccatgtcttatggaaaatgaaagaattaatgaAGAAAAAGTAGTACTGTTACATtagaaagtttgctttaaatactagGCAgtgtgtgtataattaacaattattccacaagcgcaagttggatatgagatgatagatagccaacaaggcgcgtagcaccaagttggctataatcatctcatatccaacaagcccgagtggaataatattgttttattaaaaacacccccaagatattggacaaatcttctcaactttaatttgtgagaagaaaccggatattacaatgtacagatagtttttaaatgtgtaacttgtctcaacttccgttgttttgctttgactataaactgagatgctttcaagcaatatttaaaaatgttcaaaaaaagttttcaagtttttaccttgaaatattttcaagcaatactttgtggctttctttatgctccctggtgttgcattttctaatagtgcaatgacttccttttcattcaactccagtgcTAAGCAATTTTCATTGGCcgacattgtttcttgagggagaatcttttagctcctttttaaatttaagctgacatgtacgcttaccatatttggagattatggtacattggcttatataccataatgactaagccaataaaatatcttgaatttcattatccaatgaactagttgttaataatattagatggataataatctataattttcttcttaccatgcaggcaaacatctaccctggtcccagagctttttcttgatttttccctgCGTGAGATAGCCCCGAAGTGGCcggaaagaaaatctttctttctcgccgctttgcgactcgcattcgccgctttgcggctctctcacacaaggaaaaatcaagggcggggaaaaaaccagagcataatacgattcttaattgctggtattgactagactatatttggttaaaaagagctaagcgtaccccaagtgcccaatgacaaggtagaagaactggtatgaaaaccaagtcataatccagtatattgatctgaaaaagaagacaaaaaaatgtttgaaaatattaattttacactgacaatatttattttctattttggtttcagactgagatgccttgtttgaaaagacatatgaataaacagttacttcaaaaatgcttctattttaataaaatgccacacaacttaatttgcttccttttttcttcttgcaatttttatttaaaaatatcatttttgccaccatttcatggttaatattgcatttaatccaaccatcaatttattttatttttatgctccacccatgggtcactcctttaaccccttactgcaccaacccctaataccccccctTGGAcaaacaaatgagttgccactttacagattttcaccctagtcaaattaatagatttcaccttgctgggtacacagtaattttgtatttgggtacatctaataaaaaaaaaataataaattacggtagcttgacagggcaactttaccaacttaacacaacagaaattcagctcatgtcaactcgattcaaactttctttcttagaaagctacaaatataaaaataacgctaaaaacactctaaattgaaagtaattgtagggttaaagctgtgaatatacttaccagttgaagactgccttctcgtgtggattcttctcgtGCCCTCTTTCCTTTgatctcagagctgacacctggtttcagtcgatgttagataagatttcctagcgtgttgacaatagacaacatcgaccgagaccagaaacgcaaaaaggtttctcagaacagccgtaagccgtgtattccgcaataaaatactgctaaaatccattacgtattgaacagctttgtagtaatataaactggaaaggtctatatattgaccgttttatggctgaaacaatcctcgcgacgatggatcagaagcgaagagcgagcgagcggaaacgaagtgatcatctttcaagactccgctgacatatcgatggctcaccaggctTAGGTccatgttatctagtgctttcctaCAACATCTTGCCTAGTactagctcaaccaatcagaatgcagcattgataatagatcactagttggattttacgtAATGATGTATACACCTTATTGCagtaacgttgtcatagaaaaaagcaaaaaccaaaatgaaaaaacaaataggaattaattaggcataCAAGCAAACCTCATGAATCTTAATAATTTGCAAATTAGTCATGGAATAAAGTATCATATTAGATTCTGGCGATTTTTTCAGTTTCCTCATAGAAAAATCCTCACATGTTTACAACACTAGGAGAATGATACAAAAAGACAACGAAATATTTCCGCTATTGACGTGTGCCAGGTTCAGGATTAGACCGCCACTTCCTTTCACTCGCATTTCGCGCTTGCTGTTACTTCTACAGTTCTTTCCACTTATACTGTGTTTCATCACTGGTATCCGCAATTTGTGAAGTAATTTTCAGAGTTTTCTCTAGAAATTTGTCCAAAAGCATGCAAGATGAAAACACGAGGTTGTGTGCAGCAACGGTAAGCGACATCATTTTCCCGAACGTAgcgactgttctgtggtattttgaggtattgttaatagggatcatcttaccccagttcgaaggccgttttaaacactttctcttggtgattagaatAGCGCAGCGCACAAATACTATAAATAGATCACGTCTCATGAGACCCCCCGCGTGACTCAAACATTGGAGATCGCGGAAGGGAAATATATGCGGGAAAGCCATAGTGCAAACACAAAGATAAGTATAAATCAGGAATAACATATTTTACGCTTCCCAAAAGAGTGAAAATGGTTAGTACTAAGCATTGCTGTTGGGGTGAGTGCAAAACCGACTCAAGATATCCGGATAagtggccaaaatcgctaaaggagatggagaaatccgggaagaaagtgttcattccCTTCCCGAAGCCTTCGCAAGGTATCGAAAAGTGCAAGCGGTGGATTGTGTCTTGTTCTCGGCAATTCTTCACTGAAAATAGTATTACAAGGAATACCTATATATGTGCCCTTCACTGGCCGGGAGAAAAAGGCCCAACCGTAGAATTTCCTGATCCACTGAAGGCAAATTTTACGCCAGCGCAAGCACACCGCGTGTCTTCTAAGAAGAGGAAAGCGCCGACCTCAAGAGCGACACCCGCTCCGAAAATAGCAAAGATTGTCGACGACCCCGAAGAATTCGGCGAACAATCAAACgaatcttttcagagttttgacGAGCTGGAGGACATTTCAACAGAAACGGCTGCTTTACCAGTATATGAAAGCACTGTCACTGGAAAGATGGTAGTGGACGAGGGAATACAAACTGTTTTCGAAAAATACATGCTGTCCGCTAAAGTGGAaactatgattttaaaaaacgaagtttcaacaatgaaagaccaggggcaaaaaattgtaagcagcttatcttttgaagttataactcaaagccccgatttaatgaaacatttcgtgGGCCTCACATATCCACAGTTTaaagttttgtataattttttaaatgacgttTGTCCTTTGGataccattaatttttggaACAAGAGGGAATCCGTAAAGTCAGAGAAGGCAAAAACTGGCCGTAACGCCGAGTTTTCAACCTGGGAAAAGCTGTTTATCTGCCTTGTCAGGTTGAAACGAGGATTTACTATAAAGACCCTGGCTGCCCTATTATCTTCGCCTGACAGAAAAATAGCGGAAACCCAGGTAcggaaaatatttacaacttaCATTGAGCTCATGTACAAAATTTTCAGAGACATGCAAACTGTGATGTTCCCTGAGAGAACATACTTGAGGCGATTTATTCCAAAGGTTTtcaagacaatgaaaaacattcgcTGTATTGTTGATTGCACCGAGTTTCGTGTGGAATGTTCCAGGAATTTTGCCAGGCAGGGAAATGCATTCTCTTCATACAAGCACACTTATTCCACGAATATTCTTTGCTTGTGCAAGGTTTTGAAATAAGGGCTCCGTGCTTTGTAACGTGCTCCGGAATAGAAAATAAGACAGCTACAACATGACTGCAGCGACCCAACGATGAAGCTCTACAAGGTTCACAGGAAGCGTGTATAATAGCACCACTGTTCACAGACAACACAATGACAACATTGTGAGGAAGATCCGTTTTCATCGACGGCCAAACGTGAGCTCTCACAAAGTAATGCTGCGATGTTCCCGTGTCCATCATGTCGTGAACAAATCCTGAATCAACatactttcttccatttttcatgGGTTTGTCGGTCATATGTCCGAGTCCGTCCTCGTCACTGAAACTTCCCACATTTTGAATCGATTCCAGCGCGTAGTAGTGTATATGACCGTAGTTGAAGAGCGATGGAATGTCGTGGGATTGAAATTCTCGCCAGCCTGTTGTCGGTATTACTGGAAGCGACACTACACtgttatttcatttcaattcactattttcttttatggcttttaaggCGAACCATTTTCCATCGTCAATACTAGAATCGAGAGTACGATAACTTCCACTAAATATGCAATCTTTCACGCGCTTCAAAATTTCCTCGCGTTTTCCTCCCTGTTTCAATCCTCTGCACTTCAACCACCTTTTTAACTGATCCACAGTATAATATTCTGGCTCTCTCTCGAATTTCGAGCCCTGAACGCCGTCATCTTCGGTGAGCACCGTAAAAGATCGAATTGAAGTGCTCGCGAAAGACATAATCTCACCTACCGCCTTACAAGAAATGGCACATTGAAcagtttgtttgtctgagtcacgcagGGGGTCTCTattttggtgacgtcatttgtgcGCGACGCTattattcatacatctcgcAGCATGTATTCATACATCTCCAAAAACAGaatcagcagtttttttctgacgagcgatactcgtcagttataattatttcctaattaattcctattttgttttttttattttggtttttgctttttgcttttttctatgacaacgtttctgcaattatgTGTATATAGAATAAAGACGTACATAAGGCAACAATTGGCTGTTGCTACCCTTAGTTTAACGCCGGTTGATGATCTTCAGACAACTAACAGGTCAAATTAATTCTAAGCACATACAATTAAAAGTGACATTTAAAAGACTGGTCTTATATTACATAACGACATTTACTTAATATTTCGGAGCGTCTATTTGGAATGTTCTTTAAACAACCTTTCATAACCATTAGCttttcctctaggcacagagtgcagtttcgttttccgtttttGCCGGCTGgtatttgcttgacgatggcccatctgatcgaaaactgtcgattttccttttttgattcCAAAAATGTTTGAATAACTTTGTTTCGTGCTTGTACTTTTGGGTGTGtagattttaaatggtttctttaTCTTGTCTTATGTAAAAGCTTGtgtagtttaaaacaaaaataatgaagTTATCTTTCAACGGAAACGTGTTTAGTTATTTTTCTTGTGTTGCTGTAaacgaaacaaacaaaatatacaGTAAGAGGGGCGTTAAATCACTTACTCGGAGTAAAATAGACAATTTATTGCCGAAAAAATGTATGTAAAATAAACAGATAATAAAGTGGTTCTTTCTAGCAGAAAACAATCAGTCTTTTAATGTGACATATAATTATTTACTAAGGCGCAATATTAACCCGTGGGAAGATATAGTAAGTCTGTCGACCTCATCATCCATGCAACTCAAAGTAGAGCATGGGTATCATTCTGTGCCCTTAGATTCTACAATCTTACAGAGGCGTAGCTAGTCTGTCTTATGGTCCGTCGTTTCGGGTCCATAGACAGTGCCGGTTAGGGTTacggttagggtttagggttagttAATCATTTCCTAAACGTACCAGTAAACTCCGACAACAATCATTTCCCCATTGCTATCAAAAGCAATCATATTGGATATATCAACTTAACTTGAAGGCTTCTATTGCTAACCCAAGCATTTTGCTGCTCAGAATTATTGgccatctgcaaaaagaaaggaaatagcGGCTTCGCACTCATTTATGATAGATTTGATGAAATGAGTTACGATagatttgataaaaaaaaggaaccaaCGTTGCATTGCATTTACAAATAAGTAATTTTGCTGCTGAATATCcatgttcattttatttttattatttttatttcacttgCCATGTCATAGATAGACCTACAGGTTAAAAATATATGGGAAAGAGAATAGCACTAAATGGCTTAAATAGCGAGGAAACCTAATAAAAACCATGGAGGCCTCTGAGTTTAGGCTCCCTTAACTTAAGATAGATATAGATTGACAAAGATACAAAAGGTAGAACGTAAGAAAGTATGGATTAATATTTATCTAgaacagatattttaagtttctttttgaagGATTCCAGGGATGTAGAACCAGTTATATGAATAGGGAGTTGAAAAGATTTGGATCTCgattaaaagagaaaacaaaaaaaaaaaagaaaacaaacagagaaacaaacaaacagaacatATTTGTTCGATATAAGGGAAGAGGAAAGGAGCATGCATCCCTTGTGTTGCAGCCGCGGGTTTAGTCATTTCTCGTGAATATAGTTTCAAGTTTCTAAAAAGAATACAATTTTAAATTCAAACATGAAAAATTCTGAAATGAACACTTGCCGACTTGTGGCTATTATTTTGCGATGACTCCATCTTGTTTGTATTCTACAGAGTTGGCGAAGTACGCGAAAACCAGGCTGGTGCTGGTGGGGAGGATCGCGGGCGCACCGAAACTATATTAAAGAGCACTCGTcccccaccaatgtggcccgggttggGTCAACACGAGGACACCTATAATCGAACAAAGGAGCGCCATTTAACTCAAACGACATTGAAAGGCTCGCAGCACCACAAAGTAGCGCCGCTACACCTAAGAGCGGATCTGCGGATGGAGAAGCTGAACAATATATTTAAAAGTGTCAATGAGAAGACAAGTAAAGTAGGAAAACAGCTTACTATTGGGTACCATCCATGGCTCAAAAAAATGACGTGCACATTAACTCCCTAAGAATAATACAGTGATTAGCAGATGAGTGGAAACATCAGTTGATGACAGCTCAGCACTACTACTCAGGCTAAAATTTGATTTCAtgcgttttgtttttcatcttgaagAACTCTTTTTGCGAAGGGTGACAAGTATGTTTTCAGCTTTTGGAAAAGCAAtgagcaagaaaattatctcatgggtgggggggggggggtcactgTTATAGCATTGTTTCAACGGCGAACGACAAAGCTAAGTTTCTTGAGTAAACTGCACATTGAGCCCGGATGCAGGGAAGAAGGCTTGAAGACATAATACTTCTGATTGGACATAATCTGTCCTCTTCAAATGAATTTGTTTTTCCCTGATTTGATTGGCTACAAAATGTCGTGCATTGGGTTGGAGACAACAGATATCGCGGTGAAAATCATAGAATGCATGAAATAGAGTGTTAATTCCTATGCCAAGCTTCAAATTACTGATAAATGCATAATTTATGTTAAGTGACCTGGAAAGAAAGTTATatgcaagaaaatgaaaaattcatgcCCTGTCTAAGACAGTCGTACTAAAGGAAAATGCAATTGTAGATTTTCTTCACTGACTATAGATCACGAGTCATGGAAtgtaaaacacaaacaaaggtACCTGAGTTGAAGGGAGCGGGACTCTTAAGCCATAGCGCTTTCCCTTCTACGGACTTTTAGTGCCTCAAATTGATAGCGCCaggcgtttttttttaaatccttAAAGAACTTACAAACATACTTTTAAATTTCGTTTCACGTTTGGTTTATTCCTAATTTTTTTAACGAGGCTTTAAAAGTTCGAAAAAGCAAGTGTCTGGTGCCTCTCGAATTACTATTACGGCGTTTGAGGAGCCTAAAACCTAGTTTATCCAGACGTCATGAGGGTGAGAGACGTCTTTCTTTACTAAAGCGAGTGTGATGATTACAAGTGAtacgtgtgaaaaaaaaaaagccaaaatacTCCGAATAATCCAACAAACATTTATGGTTTACAATGCTCTTGAATAAATTATTTGAGAGCTGTCGAAGTCACTCACCAAGATGACGTTATAGACACCAGGCTCCAAGTGGCACGGCTGCGAGATTAACTGGGCCATTTTCAAAGCGCACTTAAAAGTCGAGAATAATCCAAAAGCgtgaaaatatataaaaaatgtttctttggtAAATAACGTTCACCGCTATTAATTTGGGGTAAAGTCAAGTTCCAAGATTCttttaaataatgtttttaaAAGACTACATGTAACATTGGTACTACTAGAAGTAACCACAGCCCAGTAGTGCTGatttaaaacaacaaaggaaTGCCCTTAATCATCATTTGCCGTCTATTTGGCAAGGATCGTTTTTCAATGACATCAGGCTTCTGATGATATCATCTGTGGGTTAATAGTGACACTCTTTGTACAGTTATCAGTCTTGAATATGCCAACAAGTCGATCAGCCAACTCAAACATGTTGTTCCGCAGGCTAATGATTACAAACTGAGCATTCTTGGTCCTCTCCTGAAAGCAGAAAAAAAGCAGACGTGATAAAAACAAGTGAATATGATTGAATACAATTGTTTTTTAACTCCATGGGAGGGTGATTCAGGGGGAGTGTGAATGAGTGTTGTCTTGACTGCTGAATGACTTTTCTTGTGTGCTCATGAATTTGTTCCACCCTAACCACAATAATTGCAGACAATCACCGTAATTTCTGTGCTAGTGagatttctaatgcaatttgTAAGTAATGATAATGGATGATTGCCACAAGTTGTTGTATCCCCTATTATAATCAGGTAATAGATTATTATTATCCAGTAATAGATTATTATAATCCATTACTGAAGTTTGAGCTGTGCCCCAATCAATAAGGATAAGTGTGAATCTGATTTACTTCAAGGGTCAACATAGTGGCATCTACCAGCTCTAGCATATGCAACTGATCGTCATGTGACTGATGCGATCGATGCTATGTCCCGTCAGTTCCGTGTTATGTCTGCTGTGTGTTTTTAATATAGCTCTATCATATCCAAACAAGCACGGGAACTTTGTCTGGATTACAATAGAGATTAATAGTAATCTGGATGatatttttgtaataataatcttatccttccaactttttttttccgtgccataatttattaattaattacaataatCCATAACTAGATTATAATAATCCACGGACTAGTATCAATTCGAGTTGCCCTGTTATTTGTCCTCAACCAGGTCATCAAATTCTTACTCTGTGGCGTCGTCATTGCCGTTTTAGTCGTCGATGCTGAAGCTCACTTCTATCATAT
Above is a genomic segment from Acropora muricata isolate sample 2 chromosome 1, ASM3666990v1, whole genome shotgun sequence containing:
- the LOC136926830 gene encoding uncharacterized protein, yielding MEKSGKKVFIPFPKPSQGIEKCKRWIVSCSRQFFTENSITRNTYICALHWPGEKGPTVEFPDPLKANFTPAQAHRVSSKKRKAPTSRATPAPKIAKIVDDPEEFGEQSNESFQSFDELEDISTETAALPVYESTVTGKMVVDEGIQTVFEKYMLSAKVETMILKNEVSTMKDQGQKIVSSLSFEVITQSPDLMKHFVGLTYPQFKVLYNFLNDVCPLDTINFWNKRESVKSEKAKTGRNAEFSTWEKLFICLVRLKRGFTIKTLAALLSSPDRKIAETQVRKIFTTYIELMYKIFRDMQTVMFPERTYLRRFIPKVFKTMKNIRCIVDCTEFRVECSRNFARQGNAFSSYKHTYSTNILCLCKVLK